A genome region from Bemisia tabaci chromosome 3, PGI_BMITA_v3 includes the following:
- the AlkB gene encoding nucleic acid dioxygenase ALKBH1: MTFREKFKYYKQKNPKPGFEEVLDFSQLESNFKGISSRTSVCEPTDEDLSSLGLQEVNQWRIFELIDKPGLIFIRNPFTAAGQRLWVERSLTEYTKRPSKLNLDAHGDLEPNEDWWTVCCRDSDRSAVLQRKLRWATLGYHHNWDTKKYSESNRSKFPDDLARLSRVVIRTVLGLDEFVAEAAILNYYHMDSTLSGHVDSSETNLEAPLISFSFGQSAIFLIGGTSLEDTPTPMFIHSGDIVIMSGFSRLCYHGVPRIVPAPRTPWDENRTSSACSESSVNSQDKLANICDSWSTISDYIKTSRINLNVRQVSNCSETLLKEA, from the exons ATgacttttcgggaaaaattcaaatattacaAACAGAAGAATCCCAAGCCTGGATTTGAGGAGGTTCTGGATTTTTCCCAGCTGGAGAGTAATTTCAAG GGCATTTCAAGCAGAACAAGTGTATGTGAACCTACTGATGAAGATTTATCATCTCTCGGTTTACAAGAAGTCAATCAGTGGCGCATTTTTGAGCTAATTGACAAACCAG GTCTGATATTTATCCGCAACCCTTTCACAGCAGCAGGTCAAAGATTATGGGTAGAAAGGAGTTTAACAGAGTATACGAAGAGACCAAGTAAACTTAACCTTGACGCACATGGAGATTTGGAGCCTAATGAAGACTGGTGGACAGTTTGTTGCAG GGACTCAGACAGAAGTGCAGTTTTGCAGAGGAAACTCAGATGGGCAACTCTTGGATATCACCACAACTGGGACACAAAA AAATATTCGGAGAGTAATCGTTCGAAATTCCCGGATGATCTGGCGCGACTCAGCCGAGTGGTCATTCGAACGGTGCTGGGCCTCGACGAATTCGTCGCCGAAGCAGCCATCCTCAACTATTACCATATGGATTCCACTCTCTCCGGTCATGTGGACAGCTCGGAGACAAATTTGGAGGCCCCATTAATATCCTTCAG TTTTGGTCAAAGTGCCATCTTCCTGATAGGTGGAACTTCCCTCGAAGATACGCCAACACCTATGTTCATCCACAGCGGCGATATAGTCATAATGTCTGGATTTAGCCGGCTTTGTTACCACGGAGTGCCTAGAATTGTACCCGCCCCACGCACGCCGTGGGACGAAAATCGAACTTCTAGTGCATGTTCAGAAAGTTCAGTAAACTCTCAAGACAAATTAGCAAATATCTGTGATAGCTGGTCAACCATCAGTGATTATATTAAAACATCTAGGATTAATTTGAATGTTCGGCAGGTGTCAAACTGCTCGGAAACTCTCTTAAAGGAGGCTTGA
- the LOC109029936 gene encoding upstream stimulatory factor 1 yields MDIIRPISSSIKDEPGLCNVLVDKEFGKELMSTQSLAIVEEDGSLGSGDDQTAVSELNDDPLLAGTEDIPVHFRSDGVTYRVVQVNPANNTVDAVPLVPTSSGYVSPQHNTIQAAVLANPINGQVYVIGDTNEVFSSTNQRSLAPRFNSNSNDSLGSTSRDDKRRASHNEVERRRRDKINNWIMKLSKIIPESPNDSHKSFEGLSKGGILAKACDYIHELRSQNIQYQECLNENKKLALEVENLKRENEELKLVNNQLKDQLIANGLLTEVEDSLT; encoded by the exons ATGGATATCATCCGACCGATTTCCAG TTCCATCAAAGACGAACCAGGCTTATGCAATGTCCTAGTGGATAAAGAATTTGGAAAAGAACTGATGTCGACGCAGTCTTTAGCTATCGTTGAGGAAGATGGATCCTTGGGATCCGGTGATGATCAAACAGCAGTCAGTGAACTCAATGATGATCCATTACTGGCTGGAACAGAAGATATTCCCGTTCACTTCAGATCGGATGGAG tgacgtaCCGTGTGGTTCAAGTAAACCCAGCAAATAATACTGTTGATGCAGTGCCACTCGTTCCTACCTCTAGTGGATATGTTAGTCCGCAACATAACACCATTCAAGCTGCAGTCCTTGCAAACCCCATCAATG GTCAAGTGTATGTCATTGGTGATACaaatgaagttttttcctccacCAATCAAAGGTCGCTAGCACCTAGGTTCAATTCAAATTCCAACGACAGCCTTGGCTCCACATCG CGGGATGACAAACGTCGTGCATCTCATAATGAAGTTGAGCGAAGAAGGAGAGATAAAATCAATAATTGGATTATGAAGCTTAGCAAGATTATTCCAGAAAGTCCAAACGACTCCCACAAAAGTTTCGAAGGACTG AGTAAAGGTGGAATCTTAGCAAAAGCATGCGACTACATTCACGAACTGCGGTCGCAAAACATCCAATACCAGGAATGtctaaatgaaaacaaaaaattagcttTAGAAGTAGAAAATTTGAAACGAGAAAACGAAGAACTGAAATTAGTAAATAATCAATTAAAGGACCAGCTCATTGCAAATGGCCTGCTCACTGAAGTTGAAGACTCTCTCACCTGA